A genomic region of bacterium contains the following coding sequences:
- a CDS encoding MFS transporter, whose amino-acid sequence MSTDIRLLFATRILRIFAYGFVSVSLALYLHAVGFGERAVGLIFSLALLGDILVSLWITTSADRAGRRRMLVLGALLIAATGGVMAASRNLVLIALAAAIGVVSPNGSEIGPFISIEQSALAQLVGGARRTRVFAWYNLAGSFAAAVGALAGGSFVSGLQHLGVAEQASYRAVLAAYAVFGVALAALFLLLSGAVEAPARDGAPRARSRLGLHRSRGTVARLSALFALDAFGGGFVIQGLLAYWFHLRFAVEPAALGGIFFGANLLAGVSALLADRIAARIGLIRTMVFTHIPSNLLLMLVPLMPTLPAAVGLLLVRYSISQMDVPTRQSYTMAVVDPDERSAASGVTTIARSVGALVSPTLSGALLAVPALISVPFFLAGTLKITYDLLLYRGFKAHPPPDEGKRATIGA is encoded by the coding sequence ATGAGCACTGACATCCGCCTGCTGTTCGCGACGCGCATCCTCCGCATCTTCGCGTACGGCTTCGTCTCCGTGAGCCTGGCGCTGTACCTGCACGCCGTCGGCTTCGGCGAGCGCGCCGTCGGCCTCATCTTCAGCCTCGCGCTCCTCGGCGACATCCTGGTCTCGCTCTGGATCACGACCTCCGCCGACCGCGCCGGCCGCCGGCGGATGCTCGTGCTCGGCGCGCTGCTGATCGCGGCCACCGGCGGCGTCATGGCCGCGTCGCGGAACCTCGTGCTCATCGCGCTGGCGGCGGCGATCGGCGTCGTCAGCCCCAACGGGAGCGAGATCGGGCCCTTCATCTCCATCGAGCAGTCGGCGCTGGCGCAGCTCGTCGGCGGCGCGCGGCGGACCCGCGTCTTCGCGTGGTACAACCTCGCGGGGTCCTTCGCCGCGGCGGTCGGCGCGCTGGCCGGCGGCTCCTTCGTCAGCGGGCTGCAGCACCTCGGCGTCGCCGAGCAGGCCTCGTACCGCGCGGTCCTCGCCGCCTACGCGGTGTTCGGGGTGGCGCTCGCGGCACTCTTCCTGCTGCTCTCCGGCGCGGTGGAGGCGCCGGCGCGCGACGGGGCGCCGCGCGCCCGCAGCCGGCTTGGCCTGCATCGCTCGCGCGGGACGGTCGCCCGCCTCAGCGCGCTCTTCGCGCTCGACGCCTTCGGTGGCGGCTTCGTGATCCAGGGGCTGCTCGCCTACTGGTTCCACCTGCGCTTCGCGGTGGAGCCGGCGGCGCTCGGCGGGATCTTCTTCGGCGCCAATCTGCTCGCCGGCGTCTCGGCGCTGCTGGCGGACCGCATCGCGGCGCGCATCGGGCTCATCCGCACGATGGTCTTCACGCACATCCCGTCCAACCTGCTGCTGATGCTCGTGCCGCTGATGCCGACGCTCCCCGCCGCCGTCGGCCTGCTGCTGGTGCGCTACAGCATCTCGCAGATGGACGTCCCGACGCGCCAGTCCTACACCATGGCCGTCGTGGACCCGGACGAGCGCTCCGCCGCCTCGGGCGTGACGACGATCGCCCGCTCGGTCGGGGCGCTGGTCTCGCCGACGCTCAGCGGTGCGCTGCTGGCGGTCCCGGCGCTGATCAGTGTGCCGTTCTTCCTTGCCGGGACCCTCAAGATCACCTACGACCTGCTGCTGTACCGCGGCTTCAAGGCGCATCCGCCGCCGGACGAGGGGAAGCGCGCCACGATCGGCGCGTAG